TCGGATGCAAAGAAAGGGGGCAGGAAAGTCCTGTTTCTAAGTTCCGGAGGGTCTTCACTTGCAATACTCGATTTCTTTTCAGATGACATATTGGGAGACTATCTGACCATTGGCGTCCTGGATGAACGATACGACAGGGAAGGCAAAAACAATAATTTTTCCCAGTTATCCAGGACGGACTTTTACAGGAAGGCTCTGAAATCCGGATGTGCCTTTATTGACACAGGCGTCCGACCGGGACAGACACAGAAGGCCCTTGCCGATTATTTTGAAGGGAAATTGAGGGAGTGGAGAAAAAACAATCCAGCTGGCGGGATTATTGCTACCATTGGTATCGGCCCTGATGGGCACACCTCGGGCATATTGCCCTTTCCGGAGGATAAAGACAGGTTTAACACCCTGTTTAACGGTGAGAGATGGGTTGTGGCCTATGATGCAGCAGGCAAAACACCCTATCCCGAGAGGGTAACAACAACAAACACATTCCTGAAACTGATTAACCGGGCCTTTGTTTTTGCTACCGGCAGGGACAAGGCTGAGGCACTCCGCCGCATGCAGGAAGACAGACCGGTTTCAGAAGTGCCTGCAGCCATTTTGAAGGAACTCAGGGGGGATATGTATATTGACAGGGAACTTTCTGAAGTTGTTCCAGGATAGTGGTTGTGAAAAGGGGATAGACAAGGATACAGAGTTTTCACTCATTCTCGATCCCGAAGTATTTCGGGAGTGAAATAAAAGTGATAATTTGAAACCGTTCAAACTCCATATCCATGTCTATCCCCAAAAATTAACCTGTTTTATACAGACAACCTTGAGAGTTGCAAAACTACCGTCAAGATAAGGTAAAATAATAACCACCATGTACATACTTTTTGATATAGGAGCGACAAACATGCGCCTTGCTGCCTCAGCAGACGGCAGGGCACTTGGGGAGATCAGAAATCTTGCTACCCCGAAAGAGTTTGAAGAAGGAATAGAGGTTTTTAAGGGTGCAGCCCTTGAGCTTGCCAAGGGTGAAAGGATTGAGGCTGTTGTGGGCGGGATAGCAGGACCTCTGAACAAGGACAAGACAATGGCCGTCGGCGGCCCCAATATTCCCGGCTGGTGGAATAAGCCACTCAAGGATGCTTTGGAGAAGGCATTAACAACGGTTGCATATATTGAAAATGACGCAGCAATGGGCACACTCGGAGAGGCAATTTACGGAGCAGGCAGGGGCTATCCCATAGTCGTATATATTACCGTAAGCACGGGCGTTGGCGGGGCAAGGGTAGTCAACGGTAAAATTGATGAATGCGCGATGGGCTTTGAACCCGGAGCGCAGATAATTGATGCAGGTAACGCCCTCTGTCCCGGGTGGAGTGAAAGGGGATACCTGATAAATTACATCTCAGGCGCAGACATAGAGAGACAGTGCGGGAAAAAGCCATATGAGATTACTGATGAAAAATTCTGGGATGACAGGGCAAGGTTTCTTGCATACGGCCTCAATAATATAACTGTTATCTGGTCTCCTGACATCATCATACTTGGGGGCTCCATGATGAACGAGATCGGCATCCCTGTCGAAAGGGTCCGTTATTATTTAAAAGAAGCGTTAAACATATTCCCCACCCCTCCAG
The Nitrospirota bacterium genome window above contains:
- a CDS encoding 6-phosphogluconolactonase; its protein translation is MNRTIGNLRISIFEDKAAAARQVADDISHYLSDAKKGGRKVLFLSSGGSSLAILDFFSDDILGDYLTIGVLDERYDREGKNNNFSQLSRTDFYRKALKSGCAFIDTGVRPGQTQKALADYFEGKLREWRKNNPAGGIIATIGIGPDGHTSGILPFPEDKDRFNTLFNGERWVVAYDAAGKTPYPERVTTTNTFLKLINRAFVFATGRDKAEALRRMQEDRPVSEVPAAILKELRGDMYIDRELSEVVPG
- a CDS encoding ROK family protein, producing the protein MYILFDIGATNMRLAASADGRALGEIRNLATPKEFEEGIEVFKGAALELAKGERIEAVVGGIAGPLNKDKTMAVGGPNIPGWWNKPLKDALEKALTTVAYIENDAAMGTLGEAIYGAGRGYPIVVYITVSTGVGGARVVNGKIDECAMGFEPGAQIIDAGNALCPGWSERGYLINYISGADIERQCGKKPYEITDEKFWDDRARFLAYGLNNITVIWSPDIIILGGSMMNEIGIPVERVRYYLKEALNIFPTPPVVEKAKLGDELSLYGALAYINQNLE